The proteins below come from a single Asanoa ferruginea genomic window:
- a CDS encoding NAD(P)/FAD-dependent oxidoreductase: MGETPALRPSLPGSSSVDVAIVGAGYTGLWTAYYLITADPSLRVAVLEQSYAGFGASGRNGGWCSALLPSSLPSLARRHGRAAAVALQRVMNSTVDEVGRVCVVEGISCDFHKGGTVTVARSPAQLARAEAEVSTAASFGFPEVTMLSASLASARLGATSVLGGVFTPHCAAIQPAKLVRGLASVVEARGVAVYEGTPVTALRPGVVSTPFGTVRAPVVVRATEGYTAGLPGYGRSVAPLYSLMVATPPLPAVVWDTIGLADRETFSDFRHLIIYGQRTADGRLAFGGRGAPYHFRSSVSPSFDQEPSVFAGLRQTLGALFPVLGPDAEISHAWGGPLGVTRDWTASVGLDRSTGLAWAGGYVGDGVGTSNLAGRTLADLILERPSELVSLPWVGHRSPRWEPEPLRWLGINAALRATASADAAEARTGRASRRAAVIDRLIGH; this comes from the coding sequence ATGGGCGAGACGCCGGCGTTGCGCCCGTCGCTGCCGGGTTCTTCGTCGGTCGACGTCGCCATCGTGGGTGCCGGTTATACCGGTTTGTGGACGGCCTACTACCTGATCACGGCGGACCCGTCGTTGCGGGTGGCGGTGCTGGAACAGTCCTACGCCGGGTTCGGCGCGTCCGGTCGCAACGGCGGCTGGTGCTCGGCGCTGCTGCCGTCGTCGTTGCCGTCGCTGGCCCGCCGCCATGGTCGGGCTGCGGCGGTGGCGCTGCAACGCGTTATGAATTCGACAGTCGACGAGGTCGGTCGGGTGTGCGTGGTCGAGGGGATCTCCTGCGACTTCCACAAGGGCGGGACGGTGACCGTGGCACGGTCGCCGGCACAACTGGCGCGCGCGGAGGCCGAGGTCTCGACGGCTGCGTCGTTCGGGTTTCCCGAGGTGACCATGCTGTCCGCTTCATTGGCGTCGGCCCGTCTCGGTGCGACGTCGGTGCTGGGCGGGGTGTTCACGCCGCATTGCGCGGCCATCCAGCCGGCGAAGCTGGTGCGGGGGCTGGCGTCGGTGGTCGAGGCGCGCGGTGTCGCGGTGTATGAGGGGACGCCGGTTACGGCGCTGCGGCCGGGCGTGGTGTCAACGCCGTTCGGGACGGTGCGCGCGCCGGTGGTGGTGCGGGCGACGGAGGGATATACGGCTGGGCTGCCCGGGTATGGGCGTTCGGTGGCGCCGCTCTACTCGCTGATGGTGGCGACACCGCCGCTGCCGGCGGTTGTGTGGGACACCATCGGCCTGGCCGACCGGGAGACGTTCAGCGACTTCCGGCACCTGATCATCTATGGCCAGCGGACGGCAGACGGGCGGTTGGCGTTCGGTGGGCGCGGGGCGCCGTACCATTTCCGCTCCTCGGTGTCCCCGTCGTTCGACCAGGAACCGTCGGTCTTCGCGGGGTTGCGCCAGACGTTAGGGGCGCTGTTCCCGGTGCTGGGGCCCGATGCGGAGATCTCGCACGCCTGGGGCGGCCCACTGGGCGTGACCCGCGACTGGACGGCGTCGGTGGGCCTTGACCGGTCGACGGGTTTGGCCTGGGCCGGCGGCTACGTCGGCGACGGCGTCGGAACGAGCAACCTGGCTGGCCGCACCCTTGCTGACCTGATCTTGGAGCGGCCGTCGGAGTTGGTTTCGCTGCCGTGGGTGGGGCATCGGTCGCCCCGCTGGGAGCCGGAGCCGTTGCGCTGGCTGGGCATCAACGCGGCCCTGCGGGCGACCGCGTCGGCCGACGCCGCCGAGGCCCGCACCGGCCGCGCGTCCCGCCGGGCCGCCGTGATCGACCGCCTTATCGGCCACTGA
- a CDS encoding aspartate aminotransferase family protein, whose translation MANATDHLWMHFTRMSSYRDGEVPTIVRGDGAYVWDSQGRRYLDGLAGLFVVNAGHGRTELAEAAAKQAAELAYFPLWSYAHPTAVELASRIASLAPGDLNRVFFTTGGSEAVEAAWKLARAYYKRVGKPNKHKVVSRHIAYHGTSMGALSITGLPGIKADFEPLVPGGIKVPNTNFYRAPEHGDSLLDFGRWAAEEIGRAIEREGPETVAAVFLEPVQNSGGCFPPPPGYFERVREICDAYDVLLVSDEVICAWGRLGYYFGAERYGYQPDIITTAKGLTSGYAPLGAMIASDKLMEPFLSDSSMFAHGVTFGGHPVSCAVALANLDVFAREDLTGHVRSLEGAFRSTLERLLDLPIVGDVRGDGFFYGIELVKDKTTRETFNEDESERLLRGFLSTALFQAGLYCRADDRGDPVVQLAPPLICEQQQFDEMEQILRAVLTEAWQRL comes from the coding sequence ATGGCCAACGCCACCGACCACCTGTGGATGCACTTCACCCGGATGTCCAGCTATCGCGACGGGGAGGTGCCCACGATCGTCCGCGGCGACGGTGCCTACGTGTGGGACTCCCAGGGCCGCCGCTACCTCGACGGCCTCGCCGGCCTGTTCGTGGTCAACGCGGGCCACGGGCGCACCGAGTTGGCCGAGGCCGCCGCCAAGCAGGCCGCGGAGCTGGCCTACTTCCCGCTGTGGTCCTACGCCCACCCGACCGCGGTCGAGTTGGCGTCGCGGATCGCGTCGCTGGCGCCCGGCGATCTCAACCGGGTGTTCTTCACGACCGGCGGTTCCGAGGCGGTCGAGGCGGCGTGGAAGCTGGCCCGGGCCTACTACAAGCGGGTCGGCAAGCCCAACAAGCACAAGGTGGTCAGCCGGCACATCGCCTACCACGGCACGTCGATGGGCGCCCTGTCGATCACCGGCCTGCCCGGCATCAAGGCCGACTTCGAGCCGCTCGTGCCGGGCGGGATCAAGGTGCCCAACACCAACTTCTACCGGGCGCCGGAGCACGGCGACTCGCTGCTCGACTTCGGGCGCTGGGCGGCCGAGGAGATCGGGCGGGCGATCGAGCGCGAGGGTCCGGAGACGGTCGCGGCGGTGTTCCTGGAGCCGGTGCAGAACTCGGGCGGGTGCTTCCCGCCGCCGCCCGGCTACTTCGAGCGGGTGCGGGAGATCTGCGACGCGTACGACGTGTTGCTGGTTTCTGATGAAGTGATCTGCGCCTGGGGCCGGCTCGGTTATTACTTCGGCGCCGAACGATACGGCTACCAACCGGACATCATCACCACGGCGAAGGGCCTGACCTCGGGGTACGCGCCACTGGGCGCGATGATCGCGAGCGACAAGCTGATGGAGCCGTTCCTGTCCGACTCATCGATGTTCGCGCACGGTGTGACCTTCGGTGGGCACCCGGTGTCGTGCGCGGTGGCGCTGGCCAACCTCGACGTGTTCGCGCGGGAAGACCTGACCGGGCACGTGCGCTCGCTGGAGGGCGCGTTCAGGTCCACTTTGGAGCGCTTGCTGGACCTGCCGATCGTGGGTGACGTCCGCGGCGACGGTTTCTTCTACGGGATCGAGCTGGTCAAGGACAAGACGACGCGGGAGACGTTCAACGAGGACGAGTCGGAGCGGCTGCTGCGCGGCTTCCTCTCCACGGCACTGTTCCAGGCGGGCCTCTACTGCCGAGCCGACGACCGCGGCGACCCGGTGGTGCAGTTGGCGCCGCCACTGATCTGCGAGCAGCAGCAGTTCGACGAGATGGAGCAGATCCTGCGCGCGGTGCTGACGGAGGCGTGGCAGCGCTTGTGA
- a CDS encoding WhiB family transcriptional regulator yields the protein MDGRVEGADLLGNAPEWQERALCSQTDPEAFFPEKGGSTREAKRICSRCDVKAECLEYALGHDERFGIWGGLSERERRKLKRRVVA from the coding sequence ATGGATGGCCGTGTCGAGGGCGCCGACCTGCTCGGCAACGCGCCGGAGTGGCAGGAGCGGGCGCTGTGCTCGCAGACCGACCCGGAAGCGTTCTTTCCCGAGAAGGGCGGTTCGACCCGCGAGGCCAAGCGCATCTGCTCGCGCTGCGACGTCAAGGCCGAGTGCCTCGAATACGCACTCGGTCACGATGAGCGGTTCGGCATCTGGGGTGGCCTGTCCGAGCGGGAGCGCCGCAAGCTGAAGCGCCGCGTCGTAGCCTGA
- a CDS encoding metallopeptidase family protein codes for MTSPANRRPPSGRRRDRHGRGLRGRLVPATVPLARTKAEIFDDLVLDTVESLEHRFAKELAGVEFAVEDVPPDLNVYDTDVLEDGEVPLARLLPGRPGRADMAPRIVLYRRPLEFRAMDHDDLADLVHDVIIEQVANLLGLDPDELS; via the coding sequence ATGACCAGCCCGGCCAACCGCCGCCCGCCATCCGGCCGGCGCCGCGATCGCCATGGTCGCGGGCTGCGGGGGCGACTGGTCCCCGCGACGGTGCCCCTGGCCCGCACCAAGGCGGAGATCTTTGATGATCTTGTCCTGGATACGGTCGAGAGCCTTGAGCATCGGTTTGCCAAGGAGCTCGCCGGGGTGGAGTTCGCGGTCGAAGACGTGCCGCCGGACCTGAATGTCTATGACACCGACGTGCTCGAAGACGGTGAGGTTCCGCTGGCACGGCTGCTGCCTGGGCGCCCGGGCCGGGCCGACATGGCGCCGCGGATCGTTCTTTACCGTCGGCCGTTGGAGTTTCGGGCCATGGACCACGATGACCTGGCCGATCTGGTGCACGACGTGATCATCGAGCAGGTTGCCAACCTGCTGGGGTTGGATCCTGACGAGCTGAGCTGA
- a CDS encoding DUF3499 domain-containing protein, with protein MRSPRRCSRNGCPRPAVATLTYVYHESTAVVGPLAQFAEPHTYDLCETHARSLTAPRGWEVVRHEGAFDPPPPTTDDLVALADAVREAARPGRYDDFDDMPHAGHQQGRRGHLRVIPPSQ; from the coding sequence GTGAGGTCTCCACGGCGTTGCTCCAGAAACGGCTGCCCCCGGCCGGCTGTCGCCACGCTGACCTACGTTTACCACGAGTCCACCGCCGTGGTCGGGCCGCTCGCCCAATTCGCCGAGCCGCACACTTACGACCTCTGCGAGACCCACGCCCGCTCCCTGACCGCCCCCCGCGGCTGGGAAGTGGTCCGCCACGAAGGCGCCTTCGACCCACCCCCACCGACGACGGACGACCTGGTAGCCCTAGCCGACGCGGTCCGCGAAGCCGCCCGCCCGGGTCGCTACGACGACTTCGACGACATGCCCCACGCAGGCCACCAACAAGGCCGCCGCGGCCACCTCCGCGTCATCCCACCCAGCCAATAG
- a CDS encoding Lrp/AsnC family transcriptional regulator yields the protein MSGNGAGPGSASASGVRRAVVRDGASHALLDDVAKQIIEQLQEDGRRPYATIGKAVGLSEAAVRQRVQRLLDAGVMQIVAVTDPLQLGFPRQAMIGLRISGDLEQVADRLAELHEVDYVVITAGSFDLLCEVVCRDDDHLLEILKRLRAVEGVVSTEAFVYLKLRKQTYTWGTA from the coding sequence GGGGGTGCGTCGCGCGGTGGTTCGCGACGGGGCCAGCCACGCGCTGCTCGACGATGTCGCCAAACAGATCATCGAGCAACTACAGGAAGACGGGCGGCGTCCGTACGCGACGATCGGCAAGGCGGTCGGGCTCTCCGAGGCGGCCGTCCGGCAGCGGGTGCAGCGACTGCTCGACGCCGGGGTGATGCAGATCGTCGCCGTCACCGACCCCCTCCAACTGGGCTTCCCGCGCCAGGCCATGATCGGGCTGCGCATCTCCGGCGACCTGGAGCAGGTCGCCGACCGGCTGGCCGAGTTGCACGAGGTCGACTACGTGGTGATCACCGCGGGCTCGTTCGACCTGCTCTGCGAGGTGGTCTGCCGCGACGACGACCACCTGCTGGAGATCCTCAAACGCCTCCGCGCGGTCGAGGGCGTCGTCTCGACCGAAGCGTTCGTCTACCTCAAACTGCGCAAACAGACCTACACCTGGGGTACGGCCTAG